One window of Phycisphaerae bacterium genomic DNA carries:
- a CDS encoding Rrf2 family transcriptional regulator, which yields MISPTAEYALRAIVAIAQAEGQVATTQWIAGVTKVPPGYLPKVLQILVKAELVVSRRGIGGGFRLAIPANKMSVLSVINAVEPIKRITTCPLDIPSHGLNLCPLHHRLDEAIALVQSAFQATTISELLAQPGRSTPFCEKSPIAGVPLQIGRIPSSETP from the coding sequence ATGATTTCCCCGACCGCCGAGTACGCCCTGCGCGCCATCGTCGCAATCGCCCAGGCCGAAGGTCAGGTGGCGACGACGCAGTGGATTGCCGGTGTGACGAAAGTGCCGCCCGGCTACCTGCCGAAAGTGTTGCAAATACTTGTAAAAGCTGAGCTTGTGGTATCAAGACGTGGGATCGGGGGCGGTTTTCGGCTCGCCATACCTGCCAACAAAATGTCAGTTTTGAGCGTGATAAACGCCGTAGAACCCATCAAACGAATCACGACTTGCCCGCTCGATATTCCCTCGCACGGCTTGAATCTCTGCCCGCTCCATCACCGCCTCGACGAAGCGATCGCCCTGGTGCAGTCCGCATTTCAGGCAACAACGATCAGTGAACTCCTGGCACAACCCGGCCGCAGTACACCCTTCTGCGAAAAAAGCCCCATCGCGGGCGTGCCGCTTCAGATCGGAAGAATACCCAGCAGTGAAACGCCTTAG
- a CDS encoding CBS domain-containing protein, giving the protein MALVQHVLDTKGNAVWTVSKDQTAHDAARLMHERHIGSVVVMNGDVILGIFTERDLMNRVVAEERDPKTTRVADVMTARIAICSRDTTLESCRSAMTRHKIRHLPVVEDGKLLGIISSGDILARELKDQEETIRYLHEYMLGPN; this is encoded by the coding sequence ATGGCTCTCGTCCAGCATGTACTCGATACCAAGGGAAACGCCGTCTGGACCGTCAGCAAAGATCAGACGGCACACGATGCCGCCCGGCTCATGCACGAGCGGCATATCGGATCGGTCGTCGTCATGAACGGCGACGTGATCCTCGGAATCTTCACCGAACGAGACTTGATGAACCGGGTGGTCGCCGAAGAACGAGATCCCAAAACCACCCGCGTCGCCGATGTCATGACCGCGCGTATTGCGATCTGCTCCCGCGATACAACGCTCGAATCCTGTCGCTCGGCGATGACCCGCCACAAAATCCGGCACCTGCCCGTCGTCGAGGACGGAAAGCTCCTCGGAATCATCTCCAGCGGCGACATTCTCGCCCGCGAACTCAAGGATCAGGAAGAGACGATCCGCTATCTGCACGAGTACATGCTCGGACCAAACTAA
- a CDS encoding HD domain-containing protein: MNQLRDAANRKTFGSPIKSLSDGWFELLLITAVLGATIVAHRMFNATNVIAHFFYLPVIIAAHYFGRSLACTTALLSVLCVSAFMFVDPQHYMTAVETPRMLLLTTIAWAAFLGLNALLMGTLSNQRGRAIRELKEAHIGIIEILSKYLNAADQYTKSHSMRVAELAESIAEEMRLPQSTIENIRVGALLHDIGKVEISTRLIQKAAALEAEERAEVDSHTVRGADLVGSLGSILDGAVPIIRHHHDHWSGASKIEGLHGDAIPIGARVVAVADAYDAIVTDRPYRRGRTPQEACAILREAAGVQFDPNVVKAFERVVSRVTEEPELTARLARPMSFAGTGS, translated from the coding sequence ATGAACCAATTGAGAGATGCAGCGAATCGGAAGACATTTGGTTCGCCGATCAAGTCGCTGTCTGACGGCTGGTTTGAACTGCTGTTGATTACGGCGGTGCTGGGTGCCACGATTGTTGCGCACCGGATGTTCAATGCAACGAACGTGATCGCCCATTTCTTCTATCTGCCGGTCATTATTGCGGCGCACTACTTCGGAAGATCGCTGGCCTGCACCACGGCCCTGCTTTCCGTGTTGTGCGTCTCGGCATTCATGTTCGTCGATCCGCAGCATTACATGACCGCGGTCGAAACGCCGCGAATGCTTCTTCTGACGACCATCGCATGGGCCGCGTTTCTCGGGCTGAACGCGCTGCTCATGGGCACGCTGTCCAACCAGCGCGGGCGGGCAATCCGCGAGCTGAAGGAAGCTCACATCGGTATCATTGAGATATTGTCGAAGTATCTCAACGCGGCGGATCAATACACGAAGTCGCATTCGATGCGCGTCGCGGAACTGGCGGAATCGATCGCCGAGGAAATGCGGCTGCCCCAGAGCACAATTGAGAACATTCGCGTCGGCGCGCTATTGCACGATATCGGCAAGGTGGAAATCTCCACGCGGCTGATTCAGAAGGCCGCGGCGCTGGAAGCCGAGGAGCGTGCCGAGGTTGACTCGCACACCGTTCGAGGCGCCGATCTGGTGGGCTCGCTCGGATCGATACTGGACGGCGCGGTCCCCATCATTCGACATCATCACGATCACTGGTCAGGCGCTTCAAAAATCGAGGGACTGCATGGCGACGCGATTCCAATCGGCGCTCGCGTCGTGGCCGTCGCCGACGCGTACGATGCGATCGTCACGGATCGTCCCTATCGTCGCGGTCGAACGCCTCAGGAAGCCTGCGCGATCCTTCGCGAAGCCGCGGGAGTGCAGTTTGATCCAAACGTCGTGAAAGCCTTCGAGCGAGTGGTGTCGCGCGTCACGGAAGAGCCGGAATTAACGGCCAGGCTGGCGAGGCCGATGTCGTTTGCCGGAACCGGCTCCTGA
- the rpmE gene encoding 50S ribosomal protein L31, giving the protein MKEDIHPKYFEDAEVSCGCGNKFRTGSTLQKIAVEICSACHPFFTGSQKFVDTAGRVEKFQKKFGGNYFKTDKKAAKA; this is encoded by the coding sequence ATGAAGGAAGACATCCACCCAAAGTATTTTGAGGACGCCGAGGTCAGTTGTGGTTGCGGCAACAAGTTCCGCACCGGCAGCACCTTGCAGAAGATCGCCGTCGAAATCTGCTCCGCCTGTCATCCGTTCTTCACCGGCTCTCAGAAGTTCGTCGACACCGCCGGCCGCGTTGAAAAGTTCCAGAAAAAGTTCGGCGGAAACTACTTCAAGACAGACAAGAAGGCCGCCAAGGCCTAG
- a CDS encoding CpsD/CapB family tyrosine-protein kinase, whose product MPDRSQQDPFDADDEDFSTPPEPEQIWPPPEPQDRPERKIPSPADDEESIFSRDPELAWEDETEKIGEAIDEIRHLDDSGEADQVQTESESEFDEGIDVEIVSPGPEARSESSHDEFGPDEESESDRPMAASPFEGMIAGSAPILLKPSTGPSPRPRSADSGARRGQAGVRRVNDGAEGEISRLWNNVFFSGDRAAPKAVVVTAARRGDGATQVACSLGMIGAESNPELRIAIVDLNLRDPDVASVLGVRSEPGVTDVLEGRSTLEQAIQSVPLDNGRTVSVVASGRMPAHPLSLMKSRQMQALVTKIRDRFDHVIIDVASSDLYPDAQIVGSRVDGALLVISGGSTPRETVADAKKRLDLAQVRCLGLVLNRRADPIPDLLYRIA is encoded by the coding sequence GTGCCCGACCGATCGCAACAAGACCCCTTCGATGCGGACGACGAGGATTTCTCGACGCCCCCGGAGCCGGAGCAAATCTGGCCGCCGCCGGAGCCGCAGGACCGCCCAGAACGAAAGATTCCGTCACCCGCCGACGATGAAGAGTCCATTTTCAGCCGCGATCCGGAATTGGCGTGGGAAGACGAAACCGAGAAGATCGGTGAGGCGATCGACGAAATCCGTCATCTCGACGATTCTGGAGAAGCCGATCAGGTCCAGACCGAATCCGAATCCGAATTCGATGAAGGGATCGATGTTGAGATCGTGTCTCCGGGCCCGGAAGCGCGGTCAGAGTCTTCGCATGATGAGTTCGGACCGGATGAAGAGTCGGAATCCGATCGGCCCATGGCCGCCTCACCGTTCGAAGGCATGATTGCGGGCAGTGCTCCGATCCTTCTGAAGCCATCAACTGGACCTTCGCCGCGACCCAGGTCGGCGGATTCCGGGGCGCGTCGCGGCCAGGCGGGCGTCCGCCGGGTGAATGACGGCGCCGAAGGCGAGATATCGCGGCTTTGGAATAACGTCTTTTTCTCTGGTGACCGCGCTGCTCCGAAGGCGGTGGTCGTAACCGCCGCGCGCCGGGGCGACGGCGCGACGCAGGTTGCCTGTTCACTTGGAATGATCGGCGCCGAATCGAACCCGGAACTGCGTATCGCTATTGTGGATTTGAATCTTCGCGATCCCGATGTGGCTTCGGTGCTGGGCGTGCGCTCGGAGCCAGGCGTGACGGACGTGCTCGAAGGTCGATCAACGCTTGAGCAGGCGATTCAATCGGTGCCGCTGGACAATGGCCGGACCGTCAGCGTGGTCGCTTCTGGCCGAATGCCCGCGCATCCGCTGAGCTTGATGAAGAGCCGCCAGATGCAGGCGCTCGTCACAAAGATTCGCGATCGTTTCGATCATGTCATTATTGATGTCGCGTCGAGCGATTTGTACCCCGATGCGCAGATCGTCGGTTCCCGTGTGGATGGCGCGCTGCTGGTGATCAGCGGCGGGAGCACGCCGCGCGAAACGGTCGCGGACGCGAAGAAGCGCCTCGATCTGGCGCAGGTGCGATGTCTGGGGCTGGTGCTGAATCGTCGCGCCGATCCCATTCCGGATCTGCTCTATCGGATCGCCTGA
- the prfA gene encoding peptide chain release factor 1, with translation MSDFDANPKFLAKLDEMSKRFDAISDEMSLPETAANPARLVKLSREHAGLRRMVEPYRSFRKIVDQLNDAEALRDDDSNDPEIRQMAEAEIPELNAKARGIMDRLIDDLIAGDEATVDSIIVEIRAGTGGDEAAIFAGDLFEMYSRFAANNGFKVETLDASPGEHGGFREVVFNVKGDGVYTHFGYEAGGHRVQRVPLTETQGRIHTSAATVAVLPEIEETEININWEKDVLEHVSRAGGPGGQNVNKVSSAIKLEHIPTGITVSMRDEKSQHKNRAKARRILASRIKQHFDSIERAKRESARRTMIGSGDRSERIRTYNFPQNRCTDHRVNVNYSLEKVIRGELDEIVSELRRHDRQLALAGA, from the coding sequence ATGTCCGATTTCGACGCCAACCCGAAATTCCTCGCCAAGCTCGACGAAATGTCGAAGCGATTCGACGCCATTTCCGACGAGATGTCTCTGCCCGAGACCGCTGCCAATCCCGCGCGACTCGTGAAGCTCTCCAGGGAGCACGCCGGACTCCGCCGAATGGTCGAACCCTATCGCTCGTTCCGAAAAATCGTCGATCAGCTCAACGATGCCGAAGCGCTTCGCGACGACGACTCCAACGACCCCGAAATCCGCCAGATGGCCGAAGCCGAAATTCCCGAACTCAACGCAAAGGCCCGCGGCATCATGGACAGGCTCATCGACGATCTTATCGCGGGCGACGAGGCGACCGTCGACTCAATCATTGTCGAAATCCGCGCGGGCACCGGCGGCGACGAAGCCGCGATCTTCGCCGGCGATCTTTTCGAGATGTACTCACGCTTTGCCGCCAATAACGGCTTCAAGGTCGAGACGCTCGATGCCTCGCCCGGCGAACACGGCGGATTTCGCGAAGTAGTCTTCAACGTAAAAGGCGATGGCGTCTACACCCATTTCGGCTACGAAGCTGGCGGGCATCGTGTGCAGCGCGTTCCGCTAACCGAAACGCAGGGCCGAATTCACACCAGCGCCGCAACCGTGGCAGTCCTTCCGGAAATCGAGGAAACCGAAATCAACATTAACTGGGAGAAGGACGTCCTCGAACATGTCAGCCGCGCGGGTGGACCGGGCGGACAGAACGTCAACAAAGTCTCCAGCGCCATCAAGCTGGAGCACATCCCGACCGGAATCACCGTCTCCATGCGCGACGAAAAAAGCCAGCACAAGAACCGGGCCAAAGCGCGCCGGATTCTCGCCAGCCGCATCAAGCAGCACTTCGATTCGATCGAACGCGCCAAGCGCGAGTCCGCCCGAAGAACAATGATCGGCTCGGGCGATCGCAGCGAACGAATCCGCACCTACAACTTTCCCCAGAATCGGTGCACCGATCATCGCGTCAACGTGAACTACTCTCTGGAAAAAGTGATTCGCGGCGAACTCGACGAGATCGTCTCAGAGCTTCGAAGACACGATCGCCAACTCGCACTGGCCGGCGCCTAA
- a CDS encoding nitric-oxide reductase large subunit, producing the protein MKNKKLWAAFGLVIGCSFSVLGYYGYEIFQQAPPIPSRVVTTDGVVIFSGEQIRDGQNVWQSIGGQEVGTVWGHGAYVAPDWSADWLHRECEWLLDSWAKEEGGRTYAELGVERQAGLRERLRREIRTNTYDAKNDVIRISPLRAEAIRSVGRHYTGLFGDDASLDGLRDAYAIPVNSIKTAERREALNAFFFWAAWACGTNRPGSEITYTNNWPAEELIGNQPTGSIVVWSVISFVLLLAGIGALAWHFAVERSKPEEAREFPSRDPLLAMKPTPSMRATLKYFWVVAALIVVQVGLGAVTAHYGVEGGGFYGIKLAEILPYSVTRTWHTQLGIFWIATAWLATGLFVAPAVSGYEPKFQRLGVNVLFVCLLVIVVGSLAGQWMGVQQKLGYVANFWFGHQGLEYVDLGRFWQIFLLAGLFIWLFLMGRAMWPALRRPGEHRGLLSMFFISSAAIAMFYGAGLMWGRQTNLAVIEYWRWWVVHLWVEGFFEVFATVVIAFLFTRMGLLKTATATAAVLFSSTIFLSGGIIGTFHHLYFTGTPTAVLALGACFSALEVVPLVLIGFEAYENLSLSRAKPWVSAYRWPIYFFVAVAFWNLVGAGLFGFFINPPIALYYMQGLNTTPVHGHTALFGVYGMLGMGLMLFCLRGLATEKAWKTGSLAVAFWCVNAGLALMVLLSLLPVGLMQAWASVERGMWYARSAEFMQTPLMEKLRWMRVVGDTIFAVGILSLGWFILGLKTGWSIESDRKDVSSAVPNPVAGG; encoded by the coding sequence ATGAAGAACAAGAAACTCTGGGCGGCGTTTGGATTGGTGATCGGCTGCTCTTTTTCAGTGCTCGGCTACTACGGATACGAGATTTTTCAGCAAGCGCCTCCGATTCCGAGTCGGGTCGTGACGACGGACGGCGTGGTGATTTTCAGCGGCGAGCAGATTCGTGACGGCCAGAATGTGTGGCAGTCGATTGGGGGTCAGGAAGTTGGCACCGTCTGGGGGCACGGGGCTTACGTCGCTCCTGACTGGTCGGCCGACTGGCTGCATCGTGAGTGCGAATGGCTGCTTGATTCGTGGGCGAAGGAAGAGGGCGGCCGGACTTACGCGGAGCTGGGGGTGGAGCGGCAAGCCGGGCTGCGTGAGCGACTGCGCCGCGAGATTCGCACGAACACCTATGATGCGAAGAACGATGTGATTCGCATTTCTCCCCTTCGTGCGGAGGCGATTCGGTCGGTCGGTCGGCACTATACGGGCCTCTTCGGCGACGACGCCTCTCTTGACGGGCTGCGCGACGCTTACGCCATTCCGGTGAACAGCATTAAGACGGCGGAGCGTCGTGAGGCATTGAACGCGTTCTTTTTCTGGGCCGCCTGGGCATGCGGTACGAATCGGCCAGGCTCGGAGATCACCTATACCAACAACTGGCCGGCGGAGGAGCTGATCGGCAATCAGCCCACTGGTTCGATCGTGGTCTGGTCCGTCATCAGCTTCGTACTGCTGCTTGCAGGAATTGGCGCGCTGGCCTGGCATTTCGCCGTTGAGCGTTCCAAGCCGGAGGAGGCGAGGGAGTTTCCCTCGCGGGATCCGCTGCTTGCAATGAAGCCGACGCCATCGATGCGAGCGACGCTGAAGTACTTCTGGGTGGTTGCCGCGCTGATTGTCGTTCAGGTCGGGCTTGGCGCCGTGACGGCGCACTACGGCGTCGAAGGCGGCGGCTTCTACGGAATCAAGCTGGCGGAGATTCTGCCATACTCGGTGACTCGAACATGGCACACGCAACTCGGTATTTTCTGGATCGCAACGGCATGGCTGGCCACGGGGCTTTTTGTTGCGCCGGCCGTTTCAGGCTATGAGCCGAAATTTCAGCGACTGGGCGTCAATGTGCTGTTTGTCTGCCTGCTGGTCATCGTGGTTGGATCGCTGGCGGGGCAGTGGATGGGTGTTCAGCAGAAGCTTGGGTATGTTGCGAATTTCTGGTTCGGCCATCAGGGTCTGGAGTATGTCGATCTTGGTCGGTTCTGGCAGATTTTTCTGCTCGCCGGCCTGTTCATCTGGCTGTTCCTGATGGGGCGGGCGATGTGGCCGGCGCTGCGGCGTCCGGGTGAACACCGCGGCCTGTTGTCCATGTTTTTCATTTCGTCCGCGGCCATTGCGATGTTTTACGGTGCGGGACTGATGTGGGGCCGCCAGACCAATCTGGCCGTCATCGAATACTGGCGATGGTGGGTGGTGCATCTCTGGGTTGAGGGCTTCTTCGAAGTCTTTGCGACGGTCGTCATCGCATTCCTCTTCACGCGCATGGGCCTGCTGAAGACCGCCACGGCCACGGCAGCGGTGCTTTTCTCGAGCACCATTTTTCTCAGCGGGGGCATCATCGGGACATTCCATCATCTTTATTTCACGGGGACTCCGACGGCTGTTCTGGCGCTGGGCGCGTGTTTCAGCGCGCTCGAGGTTGTTCCGCTGGTGCTTATTGGATTTGAGGCCTATGAGAACCTGTCGCTGAGCCGCGCGAAGCCGTGGGTATCCGCTTACAGGTGGCCGATCTATTTCTTCGTGGCGGTTGCGTTCTGGAATCTCGTCGGCGCGGGGCTTTTCGGGTTCTTCATCAATCCGCCGATCGCGTTGTATTACATGCAGGGACTCAACACGACGCCTGTCCACGGCCATACCGCGTTGTTTGGTGTTTATGGAATGCTCGGGATGGGACTGATGCTTTTCTGTCTTCGAGGGCTTGCGACCGAAAAAGCGTGGAAGACGGGATCCCTGGCGGTTGCATTCTGGTGCGTTAATGCAGGGCTGGCCTTGATGGTTCTGCTGAGTCTGCTCCCCGTGGGATTGATGCAGGCGTGGGCGAGTGTTGAGCGCGGCATGTGGTATGCCCGCTCCGCCGAGTTCATGCAGACACCACTTATGGAGAAACTGCGATGGATGCGCGTCGTCGGCGATACCATCTTCGCGGTCGGTATTCTGTCGCTGGGCTGGTTCATCCTCGGGCTGAAGACCGGGTGGTCCATCGAATCGGATCGCAAAGATGTATCATCGGCCGTTCCCAATCCCGTTGCGGGCGGATGA
- the fbp gene encoding class 1 fructose-bisphosphatase, which yields MTQFVQTPTERSFCTVEQHILSKQGEHDHATGAFSSVLVGITLAGRIISAKVRRAGILEVLGEAGDVNVHGEQQQKLDLLANKALEACLCYRESVGIIASEELDEPRIVREASGKYVVIFDPLDGSSNIDVNVSVGTIFSIFERDPEQAKGRDPMSDVLQPGKRQVAAGYIVYGSSTVLCYTTGDGVHMFTLDPSVGSFVLAQENVRMPLKGKYFSVNEGNFNSFPAGVQSYLNWCKSEEAGPYNARYIGSMVADFHRTLLRGGIFLYPPTARSPKGKLRLMYEANPIAFIAEQAGGRATDGSRNILEKVPGSLHERTPLFVGSETEIERIERFMRDG from the coding sequence GTGACCCAGTTTGTACAGACACCGACCGAACGCAGCTTCTGCACGGTTGAACAGCATATCCTGTCGAAGCAGGGTGAACACGATCATGCGACCGGTGCGTTCAGCTCGGTGCTCGTCGGCATCACACTGGCCGGTCGAATCATTTCCGCCAAGGTGCGCCGCGCGGGAATCCTCGAAGTGCTTGGCGAAGCGGGAGATGTCAACGTTCACGGTGAACAGCAACAGAAACTGGACCTGCTCGCCAACAAGGCGCTCGAAGCCTGCCTCTGCTATCGCGAGAGTGTCGGCATCATTGCATCAGAAGAACTCGACGAACCCAGAATCGTCCGCGAGGCGTCCGGCAAATATGTCGTAATTTTCGACCCGCTGGACGGCTCAAGCAACATCGACGTCAACGTCTCCGTCGGTACGATTTTCTCGATATTCGAGCGCGACCCCGAGCAGGCAAAGGGACGCGACCCCATGAGCGACGTGCTTCAACCCGGAAAAAGGCAGGTCGCGGCGGGATACATCGTCTACGGCTCCAGCACCGTCCTCTGCTACACCACGGGCGATGGTGTCCACATGTTCACGCTTGATCCTTCGGTCGGATCATTCGTCCTCGCACAGGAAAATGTGCGAATGCCGCTGAAAGGCAAGTACTTCAGCGTGAACGAGGGAAATTTCAATTCGTTCCCGGCCGGCGTCCAGTCCTATCTCAACTGGTGCAAGAGCGAAGAGGCCGGCCCGTACAATGCAAGATACATCGGCTCAATGGTTGCCGATTTTCACCGAACTCTCCTGCGCGGCGGAATCTTCCTATACCCGCCGACGGCCCGTTCACCCAAGGGCAAACTGCGCCTGATGTACGAGGCCAATCCCATCGCATTCATCGCCGAACAGGCCGGCGGTCGCGCAACCGACGGCTCGCGGAACATCCTCGAAAAAGTGCCCGGTTCGCTGCACGAAAGAACGCCGCTTTTCGTCGGAAGCGAGACCGAAATCGAGCGAATCGAACGATTCATGCGGGATGGCTGA
- a CDS encoding lipopolysaccharide biosynthesis protein: MENDALSADGGRFASFRPTGLAQSMGTYLAATVTFRFLNFARILLLTWFMTRQQMGLLNVILMIISVLIPLCSFGLNDAVTRFVPHHEERGTLAAFFRRSLLLVAAVTAATTGLMMIFATRLGELFFAQVIDDPAVRAEFRGDARAMAIMTSVTIALSVAYFYLLAFFKGLRMFSALSRLEVWHAVLFFVGAIAMIYAGRLSALALTALFGGSILLPVAYYGGKLARVIRTWRAQASPLSGAAWERRLLRFSIWTALSGVTWQALQYYATWYLNKTHGNESVAVFGTVQKIAQLILIGAVAVSTVAMTTVTKTWESQGREAAERQLSLAFRGTGIGLFLICAALALGKHWVMKLFRSDYAIGAESLPLQLLFTLLAGYLAFLPGHFALREKTRHAFWAWAAGIVANVLLAFCLARPGRFEAVMAGVAWQRVGQAVAWILAPSFSDPMGLHGAAWCAAAAMMIATVVCVLLVRSEGAHLDRGSYVTLCLPLLLATHSGLLAIGTAAVIITSKWTDLIFDGPERQRMMGFAFGAISHLGRSVWRGRRSDAGRPN; this comes from the coding sequence GTGGAGAATGACGCGCTGTCCGCCGACGGCGGCCGCTTCGCCAGCTTTCGGCCGACCGGCCTTGCCCAGTCGATGGGCACATACCTGGCGGCGACAGTCACTTTCCGATTTCTGAATTTCGCCCGCATTCTGCTGCTGACGTGGTTCATGACGCGGCAGCAGATGGGTCTGCTCAATGTCATCCTGATGATCATCAGCGTCCTGATTCCGCTGTGCAGCTTCGGCCTGAACGACGCGGTCACGCGATTCGTGCCTCATCATGAAGAGCGCGGCACGCTCGCGGCATTCTTCCGGCGATCGCTTCTGCTCGTTGCCGCGGTCACCGCCGCGACAACGGGCCTCATGATGATCTTCGCCACGCGGCTTGGAGAGCTGTTCTTCGCGCAGGTGATCGACGATCCCGCCGTCCGCGCGGAATTTCGCGGTGACGCGCGCGCGATGGCGATCATGACAAGCGTGACCATTGCGCTGTCAGTCGCCTACTTCTATCTGCTCGCGTTCTTCAAGGGGCTGCGCATGTTCAGTGCGTTGTCGCGCCTTGAAGTGTGGCACGCGGTGCTCTTTTTTGTCGGAGCGATCGCCATGATTTATGCCGGACGGCTCAGCGCGCTGGCGCTGACAGCGCTGTTCGGCGGATCAATCCTTCTGCCGGTCGCTTACTATGGCGGAAAGCTCGCCCGCGTCATCAGGACGTGGCGCGCGCAGGCGTCACCGCTTTCGGGGGCCGCCTGGGAGCGGAGGCTGCTGCGCTTCAGTATCTGGACGGCGCTTTCGGGTGTCACGTGGCAGGCACTTCAGTATTATGCAACATGGTATTTGAACAAGACGCACGGTAACGAGTCGGTCGCCGTATTCGGAACGGTGCAGAAGATCGCACAGTTGATCCTTATCGGGGCCGTGGCCGTGTCGACGGTTGCGATGACCACCGTCACGAAAACATGGGAATCCCAGGGCCGTGAAGCGGCGGAGCGGCAGTTGTCCCTGGCGTTTCGCGGCACGGGCATCGGGTTGTTCCTGATCTGTGCGGCCCTCGCGCTGGGCAAGCACTGGGTCATGAAGTTGTTTCGGAGTGATTACGCGATCGGAGCGGAGTCGCTGCCGTTGCAGTTGCTCTTCACGCTCCTCGCGGGTTACCTGGCGTTTCTGCCCGGACATTTCGCGCTCCGCGAAAAAACGCGACACGCATTCTGGGCTTGGGCCGCGGGGATCGTCGCCAATGTCCTGCTCGCATTCTGCCTCGCACGGCCGGGCCGGTTCGAGGCGGTCATGGCCGGCGTCGCATGGCAGCGAGTCGGGCAGGCGGTCGCATGGATATTAGCGCCCTCGTTCTCGGATCCGATGGGGTTGCATGGCGCCGCCTGGTGTGCGGCCGCCGCCATGATGATAGCGACGGTCGTGTGCGTGCTGCTTGTTCGATCGGAGGGCGCCCATCTCGATCGGGGCAGCTACGTCACTCTTTGCCTGCCGCTTCTGCTGGCCACGCATTCGGGGCTGCTTGCCATCGGAACGGCCGCCGTGATCATCACCTCGAAATGGACCGATCTGATCTTCGACGGTCCGGAGCGTCAAAGGATGATGGGCTTTGCCTTTGGGGCGATCAGCCATTTAGGCAGATCAGTCTGGAGAGGCAGGCGCAGTGATGCGGGCCGGCCGAACTGA
- the queA gene encoding tRNA preQ1(34) S-adenosylmethionine ribosyltransferase-isomerase QueA: MKTSELQFELPPELIAQAPLPQRDASRLMVVDRRARTIAHHAFRDIVLFISPQDAIVLNRTRVMPAKFTARRVSGGRIGGLFVQELEPGRWQAMLSGVRKLKEGEWLILEDPTGRSGKQWKLCVERRHDRGLCDVAVTPPQPAARILDVVGVMPLPPYIRRAADSADALDRLDRERYQTVFAETPGAVAAPTAGLHFTPELLHELRESGVACVDCVLHVGLGTFQPVVVDDLSDHVMHRESFELNDVAVETLQNRRDAGGRIIAVGTTSVRVLESCSIGGKLRAGTGWTDILIYPPYRFQSVDALVTNFHLPGSTLIALVAAFAGLALVRDAYQAAIAERYRFFSYGDAMLIL; the protein is encoded by the coding sequence ATCAAGACGAGCGAACTGCAATTCGAGCTGCCCCCCGAGCTGATCGCCCAGGCGCCGCTGCCGCAGCGCGACGCCTCGCGCCTGATGGTGGTTGATCGGCGGGCCCGCACAATCGCGCATCACGCCTTTCGAGACATCGTCCTGTTTATCAGCCCACAAGACGCGATTGTGCTGAATCGGACCCGGGTGATGCCCGCGAAATTCACCGCGCGCCGCGTTTCGGGCGGCCGCATCGGCGGACTGTTCGTTCAGGAGCTTGAACCCGGCCGCTGGCAGGCCATGCTCAGCGGCGTCAGGAAACTGAAGGAAGGCGAATGGCTGATTCTCGAAGATCCGACCGGCCGCAGCGGCAAGCAATGGAAGCTGTGTGTCGAGCGGCGGCATGATCGCGGCCTGTGTGACGTGGCCGTAACACCTCCGCAGCCCGCCGCCAGAATTCTGGATGTCGTCGGCGTCATGCCGCTGCCACCCTACATCCGCCGGGCCGCCGACTCAGCCGACGCGCTGGACCGCCTCGACCGGGAACGATACCAGACCGTCTTCGCCGAGACGCCGGGCGCCGTGGCCGCTCCGACCGCCGGGCTTCACTTCACTCCGGAACTACTGCACGAACTGAGAGAAAGCGGCGTCGCCTGCGTTGACTGCGTACTCCATGTCGGGCTGGGTACATTTCAGCCGGTCGTGGTCGACGATCTGTCCGATCACGTCATGCACCGCGAATCATTCGAATTGAACGATGTCGCAGTCGAGACACTGCAGAATCGGCGCGATGCGGGTGGGCGAATCATCGCCGTCGGCACCACATCCGTGCGCGTGCTCGAATCCTGTTCGATCGGCGGGAAGCTTCGCGCCGGGACCGGCTGGACTGACATCCTCATTTATCCGCCCTACCGGTTTCAATCCGTGGACGCGCTCGTCACGAATTTTCACCTGCCGGGAAGCACGCTGATCGCCCTGGTCGCCGCCTTCGCGGGACTGGCCCTGGTTCGCGATGCGTATCAAGCCGCAATCGCCGAGCGATATCGTTTTTTCAGCTATGGCGACGCGATGCTCATCCTCTGA